The sequence gctccccaaatggttaaggGTTAACcgatgtttcctctaagactgtggaaaacaagtgatattgatctaagcctgtcaaaaaagaggaaggatggCATCAGCCATCCCCTGAGCTGTTGGGATAATGGCAGCAGAAGATCAATCTGTGTGATATAAGACCAGGGAAAAACCAAATAGAAGAAAGAGAATGCACATTCCACAAGCTCCTAAAATCCATGTCCTCCTTTCCCTATAAAACTCCAGCTGGACAACAGTTCCAGGAGACAGAGGATtttggaggagatcattcccctctgtgtCCATATATCAGTATAGCTCATAAAGCTCTTACTACCCACCTCACCCTTGTCTCTAGAATTGGGTGTTTGGGGCAGGTGGCTCTAAATTGCAAAGTTGCAGTAACACCTTTATCCAGTCAATACCTATGTAGACTGTAAGTAACTTAACTTCATGGAGCCTCAGTTgtctcatcagacatggaaataTTTACATGCATCTCCTAAAGGTCCAATACAGAATAAGacataattatttcaaaacatttaGCTTAGTTCTAGACACATAATgagagtccccgggtggcacaaaaggttaagcacttgaatACTAggagaaatgttggtggttcaaacccacccaagggAGACAGGCTTGGCGActggcttcagaaaggtcacagtcttgataTCCCCGTGAAATAGTTCTGctttgcacacgtggggtcaccatgagtcagaatctgctagaCCAACAGCAACGAGAAGGACATAATGAACACTAAATAAAAGTTAGCATTCTATCCCACCCATTTCTCTATAGAAGTAAACTAACGTGACTGAACTTTAACAAATGAAATCTGTAAGTAATAAAActtaactaacaacaatgacaaaacagGTTTCAAACAGTTTAAGGAAAAGGAGGATAAACTGGAAAAGGAAGCGAAGTCTGATACAAAGTAAAAATAGAGAGTAATCCAGAAAACAATTCCAGTGAGAGTTTTGGTGTATtgggcagaagaaagaaaatgcgaTTAAGAAAGTAGGATTCAGTCTTCTGGCAACTAAAGAAGGAAGAGCATTGAGATGCAGGTCTATCTGTGCGTAGTGGAAGCAGAGTGATGTGCTCAAAATCGTTAAGGAAAATGCTACAGCTCTGGATGGGTTTCCCACGAGATactgaaatacataaaacaccCAAGGAGACGAAGCTGGGAGAGCTGGAGAGGAAGCCTGTGGCAGTTAAGCAGAAAGATAGCTGGAGGTCACTCTGGCTCACCAACTTCAACTCTGTAAAGACAGTTCTTTTTTATCACTTGAAAAACCATCctaaagaaaatatatacatcTCATCCAACATCACTGGAAAAATattcatgcatatatatatatatattatgacacatatatatgtatatatataattatattctGCTGTTAGGGGCCATTGATTTGGTTTGGAATCATAGTAACCCTCTGTACaacatacatgtgtgtgtatatacatatacatataattcgattcttttttttaatgtacaataTAGAAAACCCTGGCGgtttagtgtttaagagctatggctgctaaccaaaagtttggcagttcaaattcacccggcactccttggaaaccttatgggtcagttctgctctatcctataggatcctatgagtcagaatcaactagatggcaactggctggattttattgtttgtttcattttatgtacaatatatatgtatcattcaatatttaaaTTACTTCCAACAGTGAATACATAAATTGTTTACAGAAACAATTTTAAGAACCAACCTCAGCTGTTTTCTGATGATGTTATATTTTGGAAATTTCTGAAAATGTGGGAGAGAAACAATTAAGATCTGAAACTCCTAAGtgtgaaagaaaataaacaggtTTTAAATGAAACTGTAACAAGGAATTATCCTTTaatggtaaaattaattttaccttttaTTAATCTCTTTCCAACTTGCCTGTTTAAAGACAAAACAACACAATAAATGGCTCCAGGGAATCTCACAAGGGTGACTGAGTTCATTCTCATGGGAATCGCAGACCTTCCTGAGCTCCAGGTCccccttttctttgtcttcctggTGATCTATGGGCTGACTGTGGTAGGGAACTTGGGCACCATCACCCTTACCAGTGTTGACTCCAGACTTCaaacccccatgtactttttccttcgACACTTGGCTATCACTAATCTTGGCAATTCTACCACCATTGCCCCTAAAATGTTGCTCAACTTCTTGGCTAAGAAGAAAACCATCTCATACTACTGTTGTGCAGCTCAACTAGGTGGATTCTTAGTTTTCGTGGTGGCTGAAGTTTTCATACTGGCggcaatggcctatgaccgctatgtggccatttgcaacTCCCTGCTCTACATGGTGGTGGTATCTCGGCAGATCTGCCTTCTGCTAGTATCTCTCATATACCTCTACAGCCTGAGCACAGCACTGACTGCCTCTTCCTGTGTGTTCTCTGTGTCATACTGTtcttccaatgtaatcaaccattTTTATTGTGATAACGTCCCTTTGCTAGCATTGTCCTGTTCTGATACTTACATTCCAGATACAACAGTGTTCATGTTATCAGGTATCGACCTGTTTTTCTCCTTGATCATTGTTCTAATATCCTACTTCAACATTTTCCTCACCGTTTTGAGGATACAGTCCTCAGAAGGGAGACAGAA comes from Elephas maximus indicus isolate mEleMax1 chromosome 7, mEleMax1 primary haplotype, whole genome shotgun sequence and encodes:
- the LOC126079398 gene encoding olfactory receptor 8J2-like — encoded protein: MAPGNLTRVTEFILMGIADLPELQVPLFFVFLVIYGLTVVGNLGTITLTSVDSRLQTPMYFFLRHLAITNLGNSTTIAPKMLLNFLAKKKTISYYCCAAQLGGFLVFVVAEVFILAAMAYDRYVAICNSLLYMVVVSRQICLLLVSLIYLYSLSTALTASSCVFSVSYCSSNVINHFYCDNVPLLALSCSDTYIPDTTVFMLSGIDLFFSLIIVLISYFNIFLTVLRIQSSEGRQKAFSTCASHLMAVTVFYGTLLFMYMQPTTNHSLDTDKMASVFYTLVIPMLNPIIYSLRNKEVKDALKRFLNNPCKSLKLV